In Silene latifolia isolate original U9 population chromosome X, ASM4854445v1, whole genome shotgun sequence, the following proteins share a genomic window:
- the LOC141620370 gene encoding uncharacterized protein LOC141620370 produces MLHNIGLFLVATSCIRPSPKFYVLGLLLSPDIISPNQGGFVKGRTIIENILICQDIVRLYNRKSVSPRCLMKVDLKKAYDSVQWDFLESMLHALNFPAKFIHLVMTCVRNASYSLVLNGVNFGYFRGAKGLRQGDPISPLLFTINMEYLSRILDHVTTTMKFKYHPLCGGLKLSHLLFADDLLLFSKGDASSIMILLRAFATFSVATGLQMNAMKSNIYFNGVPSSTKADILLVSGFVERTTPFKYPGVPIVGGGLSMQQIKVCDYIRSPMVSWEKVCSPKCEGGLGIRHSLYWNANLPLVRRHRWVYTKSTDLWVRWINHVYLKGQDWDTYSPKSEVSWSWKTICKVRDTFSWVIVFGRGSKPSGYTVSSGYQWLRQKKPLVLWSKIVWNSWSVPKHTFTSWLITREALPLKATLFQLGIIQDEKCLICGNAAETHSHLFQQCIFLLKVLKKVSAILHIILPATNLLLWIQAKPWAKVKKMVTIAWIQAVHYYIWRQRNQIRVDGFLNHPDRVVHEIRCIMRIRAMYWFKLVRTSREKAWLMSVSS; encoded by the exons ATGTTACACAATATAGGCCTATTTCTTGTTGCAACATCCTGTATAAGGCCATCTCCAAAATTCTATGTACTCGGCTTGCTTCTTTCTCCCGATATCATTAGTCCCAACCAGGGTGGTTTTGTTAAGGGGAGGACAATTATTGAGAATATATTAATTTGTCAGGATATTGTGAGATTGTACAATAGGAAATCTGTCTCTCCAAGGTGCTTGATGAAAGTGGACTTAAAAAAAGCTTATGACTCTGTTCAATGGGATTTCCTTGAGAGTATGCTACATGCCCTGAACTTTCCTGCAAAATTCATTCATTTAGTGATGACCTGTGTTAGAAATGCCTCTTACTCTCTTGTTTTGAATGGTGTGAATTTTGGGTATTTTCGTGGTGCCAAGGGCCTAAGGCAGGGAGACCCTATCTCCCCACTCCTCTTCACAATTAATATGGAGTACCTGTCTAGAATCCTGGACCATGTTACTACTACCATGAAGTTCAAGTACCATCCTTTGTGTGGAGGCCTTAAACTCTCTCATCTCCTCTTTGCTGATGACCTGCTACTTTTTTCCAAAGGAGATGCTTCTTCAATAATGATCCTCTTGAGAGCCTTTGCTACATTTTCTGTTGCTACTGGACTCCAAATGAATGCTATGAAGTCTAATATCTACTTCAATGGAGTTCCTAGTTCTACTAAAGCTGATATCTTACTTGTTTCTGGTTTTGTTGAAAGGACCACCCCCTTTAAATATCCGGGAGTCCCCATTGTGGGTGGCGGGCTCTCAATGCAACAAATTAAAGTGTGCG ATTATATCAGGTCACCTATGGTTAGTTGGGAAAAAGTTTGCTCTCCTAAATGTGAAGGAGGCCTGGGAATTAGACATAGCCTCTATTGGAATGCAAATTTGCCATTGGTAAGGCGGCACAGGTGGGTTTATACCAAATCGACAGACTTGTGGGTTAGATGGATAAACCATGTCTACCTGAAAGGCCAAGATTGGGACACTTACTCACCAAAATCTGAGGTTTCATGGAGCTGGAAGACTATTTGTAAGGTTAGAGATACTTTTTCGTGGGTTATAGTCTTTGGGCGTGGATCAAAACCCAGTGGATATACAGTATCCAGTGGGTATCAGTGGCTCAGACAGAAAAAGCCACTGGTTCTTTGGTCTAAGATTGTGTGGAATTCTTGGAGTGTTCCAAAGCATACTTTCACAAGCTGGCTGATTACAAGGGAGGCTTTGCCATTAAAAGCTACTTTGTTTCAGTTGGGTATTATCCAAGATGAGAAATGCTTGATATGTGGTAATGCTGCTGAAACTCACTCCCATTTGTTTCAGCAATGTATTTTTCTGCTCAAGGTGTTAAAGAAGGTTAGTGCAATCTTGCATATTATATTGCCTGCTACAAACCTGTTACTTTGGATTCAAGCTAAACCTTGGGCCAAAGTGAAGAAAATGGTTACTATTGCATGGATTCAGGCTGTTCACTACTACATTTGGCGACAACGGAACCAAATCAGAGTTGATGGCTTCCTGAACCATCCTGATAGAGTAGTTCACGAGATTAGGTGTATAATGAGAATTCGTGCTATGTATTGGTTTAAGCTAGTTAGAACGAGTAGAGAGAAAGCATGGCTTATGTCAGTTAGCTCCTAA
- the LOC141620371 gene encoding uncharacterized protein LOC141620371 yields MLAASIPSELRQFASSRDLEKRSSDLYRITQKPEETLKIGTATVRRILVDGGSSVNLIMLDVLKALNEELNYWKSSVYCFILGANPPWDIVEGFVRRIWANYPIDKLDETVTLTKQNVMNVPVWVKILDLPLKYWGKCLPPIAGLVGKYIRSDASTEEKTRLGFARVLLKVPFGKALPDSVKFLDEDGKIVKLRVECEWKPIVCQTCGGTGHETDKCRKPKKNKSQPAPATKTWIPKKPAVPKPVTTIPTVTTQQPVVQSQPVSPVVVPTDLSKTPEDVQHKLQVTWNKDGTQQQANTPARPMVTMSRKEIINAGKTSSSNFRKYTFQDALNNATPKISLFGLLETKVKPLSLNAIRNNICDGWAITTNTFCHPGGRVWVLWKPHVFNVNILKYSAQAIHMKVTEISTKFHFLCTMVYDFNDTHERKALWLELNAFADSISSPWIICGDFNCVLSPTERLGGQTTIEEMEDFQACIDYCGLLDSPAVGSFYTWNNKQDPSTRVYSRLDRVLVNQEWLLSRGDAYAHFYNEGLFDHSPCIIQDSDTTFQYWSKFWQGTKMFKVVMKLKSLKKPLKDLNKNLFADVENSTAYAWKILDAIQTALTSNPTDPQLISQEREASQTYRDLQNACDSFLLQKSKASWVNQGDNNTRYFHSLLKGRSTKSKVFRITDVALVILFTDGDKIQDAFLGYYEQLLGTSATVTPVNVPLVQAGKLCTQDHWAILLSPVSKKEVRDAIFAIPNHKAPGPDGFSSAFFKDSWSIVGDDVCAAVLDFFDTWQASQQ; encoded by the exons ATGTTAGCTGCATCTATCCCTAGCGAGCTCAggcaa tttgcaagcagcagggaCTTGGAGAAGCGGTCAAGTGATCTTTATAGGATTACACAGAAGCCAGAGGAGACTCTTAAG attggaactgcTACAGTGAGGAGAatcctagtagatggaggcagctcagtaaacctgatcatgcttgatgtactGAAAGCCCTGAAT GAAGAGCTTAACTACTGGAAGTCCTCTGTTTACTGTTTCATTCTGGGTGCTAACCCTCCCTGGGATATTGTTGAAGGCTTTGTGAGGCGTATTTGGGCCAATTACCCTATTGACAAG TTGGATGAGACTGTCACCCTCACAAAACAAAATGTTATGAATGTTCCTGTGTGGGTTAAAATCCTGGATTTGCCATTGAAATATTGGGGTAAATGTTTACCACCAATAGCTGGACTTGTTGGCAAGTATATCCGTAGTGATGCTTCTACTGAGGAGAAAACTAGGCTTGGTTTTGCTAGAGTCCTCCTTAAAGTTCCATTTGGTAAGGCTCTGCCTGACTCTGTGAAATTTTTAGATGAGGATGGTAAAATTGTCAAGCTTCGTGTTGAATGTGAATGGAAGCCAATTGTTTGTCAAACTTGTGGTGGAACTGGGCATGAAACTGATAAATGTAGGAAACCAAAGAAGAACAAATCACAACCTGCCCCTGCCACTAAGACATGGATTCCTAAGAAACCTGCAGTGCCCAAACCTGTCACTACCATACCTACTGTGACTACTCAACAGCCTGTAGTGCAATCCCAACCTGTGTCTCCTGTAGTTGTTCCAACTGATTTATCTAAGACACCAGAAGATGTGCAGCATAAACTACAGGTTACCTGGAATAAGGATGGTACTCAGCAGCAGGCCAACACCCCTGCCAGGCCTATGGTTACAATGAGTAGGAAAGAAATCATCAATGCAGGAAAGACCTCATCCTCCAACTTTAGGAAATACACATTCCAAGATGCTCTTAATAATGCTACTCCTAAG ATAAGTTtgtttggtctccttgagacaaaggtcaAGCCTTTGTCTCTAAATGCTATTAGAAATAATATTTGTGATGGATGGGCAATCACTACTAATACTTTTTGCCATCCAGGAGGTAGAGTTTGGGTTCTATGGAAACCACATGTCTTTAATGTTAATATTTTGAAGTATAGTGCTCAAGCTATCCATATGAAGGTTACTGAAATTAGTACTAAGTTCCACTTCCTTTGTACCATGGTTTATGATTTTAATGATACCCATGAAAGGAAAGCTCTTTGGTTGGAACTCAATGCTTTTGCTGACTCAATTAGTTCCCCATGGATCATCTGTGGTGATTTTAATTGTGTCTTAAGTCCTACTGAGAGGTTAGGTGGTCAGACTACTATAGAAGAAATGGAGGATTTCCAAGCATGTATTGACTATTGTGGCTTGTTGGATAGTCCTGCTGTTGGTTCCTTCTATACTTGGAACAACAAGCAAGACCCATCCACTAGGGTCTATTCTAGGCTTGATAGAGTTTTAGTAAATCAGGAATGGCTCCTATCCAGGGGTGATGCTTATGCTCATTTTTACAATGAAGGACTTTTTGATCACTCCCCTTGCATAATTCAGGATTCTGATACTACTTTT CAATATTGGAGTAAATTTTGGCAAGGTACTAAAATGTTTAAGGTGGTCATGAAATTGAAAAGCTTGAAGAAACCTCTGAAAGACCTGAATAAAAATCTTTTTGCTGATGTGGAGAATAGCACTGCCTATGCCTGGAAGATTTTGGATGCTATTCAGACGGCTCTAACTTCGAACCCAACTGATCCTCAGCTTATTTCTCAAGAAAGAGAAGCATCACAGACATATAGAGATCTTCAGAATGCTTGTGACAGTTTTCTCCTTCAAAAGTCTAAAGCTTCTTGGGTCAACCAAGGTGATAACAATACTAGATACTTCCACAGCTTACTCAAAGGGAGAAGTACTAAATCCAAGGTGTTTAGAATTACCGATGTTGCTTTGGTCATACTTTTTACCGATGGAGACAAAATTCAAGATGCCTTTCTAGGTTATTATGAGCAGCTTCTGGGCACTTCTGCAACAGTTACTCCTGTGAATGTTCCTTTGGTTCAGGCTGGTAAACTTTGTACCCAGGATCATTGGGCTATTTTATTATCCCCAGTTTCAAAAAAAGAAGTTAGAGATGCTATTTTTGCTATTCCCAACCATAAGGCACCAGGGCCTGATGGTTTCTCTAGTGCATTTTTCAAAGATAGTTGGTCTATTGTGGGTGATGATGTGTGTGCTGCAGTATTGGATTTCTTTGATACTTGGCAAGCTTCGCAGCAGTGA